One region of Natronorubrum aibiense genomic DNA includes:
- a CDS encoding O-acetylhomoserine aminocarboxypropyltransferase/cysteine synthase family protein: protein MSDDASDGTDTDCPERGLGTRSVHAGQSPDPETGAMAPPIYQTTSYVFDDADTAAARYALEDDGYIYSRIANPTVTTLEDRLASLEGGAGAVATGSGMAALDSAVLILAQAGDNVVCSTDTYGGTTAYFSKTASRRNIEPRFVPTLEYDAYEEAIDEDTAFVHVETIGNPSLVTPDFERVAEIAHDNGVPLVVDNTFATPALCRPLEHGADVVWESTTKWLHGSGTTVGGVLVDGGSFPWGEHGYDEIAGQNHAYHDVDFSRDFPEAPFAATARFRSLRSLGNQQSPFDAWQTLQGLESLPLRVAKHCENAAIVAEYLDDHDDVAWVTHPGLEDHPTHDNATRYLEDYGGMVAFGLEEGYEAGKTFCESVEVASFLANIGDAKTLVIHPASTTHGQLTSAEREEAGVTDDLIRMSVGIEDPEDILADLEQAIATATRTATDGSEGQQP from the coding sequence ATGAGCGACGACGCAAGCGACGGGACCGACACGGACTGTCCCGAGCGCGGCCTCGGGACACGAAGCGTACACGCCGGACAGTCTCCCGACCCGGAAACGGGGGCGATGGCACCGCCGATCTACCAGACGACGTCCTACGTCTTCGACGACGCCGACACCGCCGCCGCGCGCTACGCCTTGGAGGACGACGGCTACATCTACTCTCGTATCGCCAATCCGACCGTCACGACTCTCGAGGATCGACTCGCCTCCCTCGAGGGCGGGGCCGGTGCGGTCGCGACGGGCAGCGGCATGGCAGCCCTCGACTCTGCAGTGCTTATCCTCGCACAGGCGGGCGACAACGTCGTCTGTTCGACGGACACCTACGGCGGGACGACCGCCTACTTCTCGAAGACCGCGAGTCGGCGGAACATCGAACCGCGGTTCGTCCCCACCCTCGAGTACGATGCCTACGAAGAGGCAATCGACGAGGATACCGCGTTCGTCCACGTCGAGACGATCGGCAACCCCTCGCTCGTGACGCCCGACTTCGAACGCGTCGCCGAGATCGCCCACGACAACGGCGTGCCGCTCGTCGTCGACAACACGTTCGCGACGCCGGCGCTCTGCCGGCCGCTCGAGCACGGCGCGGACGTCGTCTGGGAGTCGACGACGAAATGGCTCCACGGCTCGGGGACGACGGTCGGCGGCGTCCTCGTCGACGGCGGCTCGTTCCCGTGGGGCGAGCACGGCTACGACGAGATCGCCGGCCAGAACCACGCCTACCACGACGTCGATTTCTCGCGGGATTTCCCCGAGGCCCCATTCGCCGCGACCGCCCGCTTCCGGTCGCTGCGCAGTCTCGGCAACCAGCAGTCGCCGTTCGACGCCTGGCAGACCTTACAGGGCCTCGAGTCGCTGCCACTTCGCGTCGCAAAACACTGCGAGAACGCCGCCATCGTCGCGGAGTACTTGGACGATCACGACGACGTCGCCTGGGTCACCCACCCCGGCCTCGAGGACCACCCGACCCACGACAACGCCACGAGATACCTCGAGGACTACGGCGGGATGGTCGCGTTCGGCCTCGAAGAAGGGTACGAGGCGGGCAAGACCTTCTGTGAGAGCGTCGAGGTCGCTTCCTTCCTCGCGAACATCGGCGACGCGAAAACGCTCGTCATCCACCCTGCGAGTACGACTCACGGTCAGTTGACCTCCGCTGAGCGCGAAGAAGCAGGTGTGACGGACGATCTGATCCGAATGTCGGTCGGGATCGAAGATCCCGAGGACATCCTGGCTGACCTCGAGCAAGCGATCGCAACGGCGACGCGAACAGCGACCGACGGGAGCGAGGGCCAACAGCCATGA
- a CDS encoding DUF7475 family protein produces the protein MCANPTTKTNHRFVRPSNPIGYVAIVMALITGVLHLLATTNAIQFSTVLAVLFVLNGLGFIGGIVLYLTPYWRRSLFLVAAAYSIVTILALFPFQGWGLEAFYMGGSLNPIAVITKAAEAVLAICAVYLYAAAE, from the coding sequence ATGTGCGCTAATCCCACAACCAAGACGAACCACCGATTCGTCCGGCCATCGAACCCGATCGGCTACGTTGCAATCGTCATGGCACTTATCACCGGCGTGTTGCACCTGTTGGCCACGACGAACGCGATCCAGTTCAGTACGGTGCTCGCCGTGTTGTTCGTCCTCAACGGGCTCGGATTTATCGGCGGCATAGTCCTGTACCTGACTCCCTACTGGCGTCGATCGCTCTTTCTCGTCGCGGCGGCGTACTCGATCGTCACCATCCTCGCACTCTTTCCGTTTCAGGGCTGGGGCCTCGAGGCATTCTACATGGGGGGGTCGCTGAACCCGATCGCCGTCATCACGAAGGCCGCCGAGGCCGTCCTGGCCATCTGCGCCGTCTATCTGTACGCCGCGGCTGAGTAA
- a CDS encoding class I SAM-dependent methyltransferase, with the protein MDRHDIRRAWDAVADDYASTRRADGADAALIDDLLETLPDEATVLDVGCGDGLRTLANLSGIERIGLDISSRQLELAADNVPEAHLIHGEMTRLPLAANSVDAITAYHAVFHVPQSEHPAVYDEFARVLRAGGRLLATVGSSRYETVRRNWLGSGQSMFFSTPGRRRTRADLEAAGFAIVWERVVDDPLGSSVPFVLAEYRG; encoded by the coding sequence ATGGACCGGCACGACATCAGACGCGCGTGGGACGCCGTCGCCGACGATTACGCCAGCACCCGCCGCGCCGATGGCGCAGACGCCGCCCTGATCGACGACCTCCTCGAGACGCTGCCCGACGAGGCGACCGTCCTCGACGTCGGCTGTGGCGACGGGCTGCGAACGCTTGCGAACCTCTCCGGCATCGAGCGGATCGGACTCGATATCTCGAGCCGGCAACTCGAGTTGGCGGCCGACAACGTCCCCGAAGCCCACCTGATTCACGGCGAAATGACAAGGCTGCCGCTGGCCGCAAATTCGGTCGACGCGATTACGGCCTACCACGCCGTCTTCCACGTTCCCCAGAGCGAGCACCCGGCCGTCTACGACGAGTTCGCTCGCGTCCTCCGGGCGGGCGGGCGACTCCTCGCGACGGTTGGCTCGAGTCGCTACGAAACGGTTCGACGCAACTGGCTCGGAAGCGGCCAGTCGATGTTCTTCAGCACGCCCGGCCGCCGCCGAACGCGTGCCGACCTCGAGGCCGCAGGCTTTGCGATCGTCTGGGAGCGAGTCGTCGACGATCCACTCGGCAGTTCGGTCCCGTTCGTGCTGGCCGAGTATCGGGGCTAG
- the serB gene encoding phosphoserine phosphatase SerB, translated as MTVVAFDFDGTLSDSEMTVLLGDRCGVADDMAEITEKSMNNEIDYAESLRERAALLEGLPADEAEAAYGKVELREGAADLIEELNEAGVTTAILTGGFERGVAAALEREGASVDHIVSNRLPLNDDETELTGDVEGPLIEGTKDDALENLAEDVGVELDDTVAVGDGANDLPMLKVAGLAIGFDPKPAVEPHCDVVVTTMDEARTELLEADVLPTPDQ; from the coding sequence ATGACAGTCGTCGCTTTCGACTTCGACGGAACGCTTTCCGACTCCGAGATGACCGTCCTGCTCGGCGACCGCTGCGGCGTCGCCGACGACATGGCCGAGATCACCGAGAAATCGATGAACAACGAGATCGACTACGCCGAGAGCCTCCGCGAGCGGGCCGCCCTCCTCGAGGGCTTGCCGGCCGACGAGGCCGAAGCCGCGTACGGCAAGGTCGAACTCCGCGAGGGTGCGGCCGACCTGATCGAAGAGCTAAACGAGGCCGGCGTGACGACCGCGATCCTCACCGGCGGCTTCGAACGCGGCGTCGCGGCCGCCCTCGAGCGCGAGGGGGCCTCCGTCGATCACATCGTCTCGAACCGACTCCCACTGAACGACGACGAAACCGAGCTGACCGGCGACGTCGAGGGGCCGCTCATCGAAGGCACCAAAGATGACGCCCTCGAGAATCTCGCCGAGGACGTCGGCGTCGAACTCGACGATACCGTCGCCGTCGGTGACGGGGCAAACGATCTCCCGATGTTGAAAGTCGCCGGCCTCGCGATCGGCTTCGATCCCAAACCGGCAGTCGAACCCCACTGCGACGTCGTCGTGACCACGATGGACGAGGCTCGAACGGAACTGCTCGAGGCGGACGTGCTCCCGACCCCCGATCAGTAA
- the hisI gene encoding phosphoribosyl-AMP cyclohydrolase has protein sequence MTDDVAVDFGENGLVPAVAQDADTGEVLMLAYVSPEALERTRETGVAHYYSRSRDELWQKGKTSGHTQAVEEVRVDCDADTLLYLVDQEGGACHTGHRSCFYRTIDGEHVGEKVFDPNAVYDD, from the coding sequence ATGACCGACGACGTTGCGGTCGACTTCGGCGAGAACGGACTCGTCCCCGCCGTCGCACAGGACGCCGACACTGGCGAGGTACTGATGCTCGCGTACGTTTCGCCGGAAGCCCTCGAGCGCACTCGAGAAACCGGCGTCGCCCACTACTACTCGCGTAGCCGTGACGAGTTGTGGCAGAAAGGGAAGACGAGCGGTCACACGCAAGCTGTCGAGGAGGTGCGGGTCGACTGCGACGCCGACACGCTGCTCTATCTGGTCGACCAAGAAGGCGGCGCGTGTCACACCGGCCATCGGTCGTGTTTCTACCGGACGATCGACGGCGAGCACGTCGGCGAGAAAGTGTTCGATCCCAACGCCGTCTACGACGACTAA
- the metX gene encoding homoserine O-acetyltransferase MetX, protein MTTRDTADLGEFQFLSGESIPSLEVAYETYGEFTGDNAVLVCHALTGSPHVARRPDAGGDTAGQARAWWGDVVGPGKAIDTTEYYVVCANTPGSCYGTTGPASENPETGEPYGTDFPPVTVGDWTRSQRQLLDELGVGRLHAVVGGSVGGMNVLDWLRRYPDDVDRAAAVATAARLDPQCLALDTVARRAITSDPNWNGGHYYGGPEPEDGLARARQIGHIMYLSKPSMARKFGRRSAGRETVREEPPDPAAAFFPYREVESYLDYQADKFTDRFDANSYLYMTRAMDDFDLSAGYESDADALAAFEGELLLVSFTGDWHFTVEQAEALAEACREADVDIAHHVVESDHGHDAFLVEPEKVGPPLDELLEDGLAGRTITDTAPEPDIKPEESFAPVHTSLFSE, encoded by the coding sequence ATGACGACGCGAGACACGGCCGATCTCGGCGAATTCCAGTTCCTCTCGGGCGAGTCGATCCCGTCTCTCGAGGTCGCCTACGAGACGTACGGCGAGTTCACTGGCGACAACGCGGTGTTGGTCTGTCACGCACTGACCGGCAGTCCCCACGTCGCCCGTCGGCCCGACGCCGGCGGTGACACCGCCGGCCAAGCGCGGGCTTGGTGGGGCGACGTCGTCGGCCCCGGAAAAGCGATCGACACCACCGAGTACTACGTCGTCTGTGCAAACACGCCGGGGTCGTGCTACGGCACGACGGGTCCGGCGAGCGAGAACCCCGAGACCGGCGAGCCCTACGGGACTGATTTCCCGCCCGTCACCGTCGGCGACTGGACGCGTTCACAGCGCCAGCTACTCGACGAACTCGGCGTCGGTCGCCTCCACGCCGTCGTCGGCGGCAGCGTCGGCGGCATGAACGTTCTCGATTGGCTGCGCCGTTACCCGGACGACGTCGACCGGGCCGCGGCCGTTGCCACCGCGGCCAGACTCGATCCGCAGTGTCTCGCCCTCGATACGGTCGCCCGACGGGCGATCACCAGCGACCCCAACTGGAACGGCGGCCACTACTACGGCGGTCCCGAACCCGAAGACGGCCTCGCACGCGCACGCCAGATCGGCCACATCATGTACCTCTCGAAGCCCTCGATGGCCCGGAAGTTCGGCCGTCGCTCCGCGGGCCGTGAGACGGTTCGCGAGGAACCCCCGGACCCAGCGGCCGCCTTCTTCCCCTACCGGGAAGTCGAGTCCTACCTCGATTATCAGGCCGACAAGTTCACCGACCGCTTCGACGCGAACAGCTACCTCTACATGACGCGTGCGATGGACGACTTCGATCTCTCGGCGGGCTACGAGTCCGACGCCGACGCGCTGGCGGCCTTCGAAGGCGAACTGCTGCTCGTCTCGTTTACTGGCGACTGGCACTTCACCGTCGAACAGGCCGAAGCACTGGCCGAGGCCTGTCGCGAGGCCGACGTCGACATCGCCCACCACGTCGTCGAATCCGACCACGGCCACGACGCGTTCCTCGTCGAACCCGAAAAAGTCGGCCCGCCGCTGGACGAACTGCTCGAGGACGGACTCGCCGGGCGAACGATCACCGACACCGCTCCTGAGCCCGACATCAAGCCCGAGGAATCGTTCGCACCGGTACACACGAGTCTCTTTTCTGAATAA
- a CDS encoding MFS transporter, translated as MHSSDRDRVVLAAVVFAVLFSQLLLYPGVATLVETLGADATTSPFAETALDASMWFLVAEFAAYIAFVGVWGVASDMTGRRTPFIVVGALAGAVGYATLAVVPAVGSIPFEGVLFLRVLQGAMTIGAFSLTMTMLMDLDGGHGKNMGAAGIAIGLGAALGAPVGGQLTELDPLAPLAGAAVLLVGVGALVSVVDDRTPSTRRSARALLEGMRRRPTLSVPYVFGFVDRMTAGFFALVGTLYFQETFGLGPAMTGLLLACFFAPFALLQYPMGALSDRIGRAIPIVVGSLCYGLGILAVGAAPSVTTAALAMIAVGVLGALVSPATMALVTDIAGESERGVSMAGFNVAGSLGFLGGFLVGGTVAGTYGYDLAFLTVGGLEIAIALLAAPAFLRYGLGGSTRLTSEKSDRA; from the coding sequence GTGCACTCGAGTGACCGCGACCGGGTCGTGCTCGCCGCCGTCGTCTTCGCGGTATTGTTCTCGCAGCTGTTGCTGTATCCGGGCGTCGCGACGCTCGTCGAGACGCTGGGGGCGGACGCAACGACCTCGCCGTTCGCCGAGACGGCACTCGATGCGAGCATGTGGTTTCTTGTCGCCGAGTTCGCCGCCTACATCGCCTTCGTCGGCGTCTGGGGCGTCGCAAGCGACATGACGGGACGCCGAACGCCGTTTATTGTCGTCGGTGCGCTTGCGGGTGCCGTCGGCTACGCCACACTCGCCGTCGTCCCCGCCGTCGGATCGATCCCGTTCGAGGGCGTCCTCTTCTTGCGGGTCCTGCAGGGGGCGATGACCATCGGCGCGTTCTCGCTGACGATGACCATGCTGATGGATTTAGACGGTGGCCACGGCAAGAACATGGGCGCGGCGGGGATCGCGATCGGGCTCGGGGCCGCTCTCGGCGCGCCAGTCGGCGGCCAACTGACCGAACTCGATCCGCTCGCGCCGCTGGCCGGCGCTGCCGTCTTACTCGTCGGCGTCGGGGCGCTCGTCTCAGTCGTCGACGACCGCACGCCGAGCACTCGGCGGAGCGCCCGCGCACTCCTCGAAGGAATGCGCCGACGGCCAACGCTGTCGGTTCCGTACGTCTTCGGCTTCGTCGACCGGATGACGGCGGGCTTTTTCGCGCTGGTCGGGACGCTATACTTCCAGGAGACGTTCGGCCTCGGGCCGGCCATGACCGGGCTGCTGCTGGCGTGTTTCTTCGCGCCGTTCGCTCTGTTGCAGTACCCCATGGGCGCGCTGTCGGACCGGATCGGGCGCGCGATTCCGATCGTCGTCGGCTCGCTGTGTTACGGCCTCGGCATCCTCGCCGTCGGCGCTGCGCCGTCGGTCACGACCGCCGCGCTCGCGATGATCGCCGTCGGCGTCCTCGGCGCACTAGTCTCGCCCGCGACGATGGCACTCGTCACCGACATCGCCGGCGAAAGTGAACGCGGCGTTTCGATGGCCGGCTTCAACGTTGCCGGCAGTCTGGGCTTTCTCGGCGGCTTTCTCGTCGGCGGCACCGTCGCCGGCACCTACGGCTACGACCTCGCGTTTCTCACCGTCGGTGGCCTCGAGATCGCCATCGCCCTGCTGGCCGCGCCCGCGTTCCTCCGATACGGACTCGGCGGCTCGACGCGGCTTACCAGCGAGAAGAGCGACCGCGCCTGA
- a CDS encoding DUF6517 family protein translates to MNLSRRQLLAAGACAGLGLGAGCTDVVRDTLDASPATVARAALEETGYSEHAVEEVVLERTVDRFGLERSIEVRNWNARYDRSLDLEVLGLGQLQTAVFAVLATPQVSILGRTLNPVGDYSTDELVALIQERYDELQNVEYADEESVSVLGTDTTLARYRGQARLAPAATTLDIYVQVTEAVEHGNDFVVCVAVYPQLQGYELESPSVRTMLADLEHP, encoded by the coding sequence ATGAACCTCAGCCGTCGACAACTCCTTGCGGCGGGTGCCTGTGCTGGCCTCGGACTCGGTGCCGGCTGTACGGACGTCGTTCGGGACACCCTCGACGCGTCGCCGGCGACCGTCGCGCGGGCGGCCCTCGAGGAAACCGGCTACAGCGAACACGCCGTCGAGGAAGTCGTCCTCGAGCGCACCGTCGACCGATTCGGTCTCGAGCGGTCGATCGAGGTCCGAAACTGGAACGCCAGATACGATCGGTCGCTCGACCTCGAGGTACTCGGACTCGGACAACTGCAAACGGCGGTTTTCGCCGTCCTTGCGACGCCGCAGGTCTCGATCCTCGGTCGGACCCTCAACCCTGTCGGCGACTACTCGACAGACGAACTCGTCGCCCTGATCCAGGAGCGCTACGACGAACTCCAAAACGTCGAGTACGCCGACGAGGAATCGGTGTCAGTCCTCGGCACCGACACGACGCTTGCGCGCTATCGCGGACAGGCTCGACTGGCTCCCGCGGCGACCACGCTCGACATCTACGTTCAGGTTACCGAAGCCGTCGAGCACGGCAACGATTTCGTGGTCTGTGTCGCGGTCTATCCACAGCTGCAGGGATACGAACTCGAGTCGCCTTCGGTGCGGACGATGCTTGCAGACCTCGAGCACCCGTAA
- the serA gene encoding phosphoglycerate dehydrogenase — protein sequence MKVLVTDPIADAGLDVLRDAGHEVETGYELEGEDLLEAVSDAHGLIVRSGTEVTEDVLEAAEDLVIVGRAGIGVDNIDIDAATDEGVIVANAPEGNVRAAAEHTVAMTFATARSIPQAHIRLKNGEWAKSEYLGTELNGKTLGVVGLGRVGQEVAKKLDSLGMDIVAFDPYISEERAERLGAELVDFEDCLEAADFLTIHTPLTPETEGMIGADELDLLEGGYIVNVGRGGIIQEDALAAKVEDGTLAGAALDVFAEEPLPDDSPLLEHDDVIVTPHLGASTEAAQENVATSTAEQINAAIAGEPVANALNAPSIDESAFPRLEPYIDIAETGGKVAAQLLDGRIESVEISYEGDIADEDVEFVTASALKGVFEPLEWQVNAVNAPQIAEDRGVDVTESKTRQAEDFQSLISVTVSNGDDEVSVDGTLFAGDDPRIVRVDGYRVDAIPHGKMVVTRNTDEPGVIGLIGSVMGKHGVNIAGMFNARETIGGEALTVYNVDSEVPEEAKDELESDDRIIGINYITLNGQA from the coding sequence ATGAAAGTACTGGTCACGGATCCCATCGCGGATGCGGGTCTGGACGTACTCAGAGACGCCGGCCACGAGGTCGAGACGGGCTACGAACTCGAGGGCGAGGACCTCCTCGAGGCAGTCTCGGACGCTCACGGGCTGATCGTTCGCTCGGGAACCGAAGTCACCGAGGACGTGCTCGAGGCAGCCGAGGACCTCGTCATCGTCGGCCGAGCGGGCATCGGCGTCGACAACATCGACATCGACGCGGCGACAGACGAGGGTGTCATCGTCGCCAACGCACCGGAGGGCAACGTTCGAGCGGCAGCCGAACACACCGTCGCGATGACGTTCGCGACCGCGCGGTCGATCCCGCAGGCACACATCCGCCTGAAGAACGGCGAGTGGGCCAAAAGCGAGTACCTCGGCACCGAACTCAACGGCAAGACGCTCGGTGTCGTCGGCCTCGGCCGCGTCGGCCAAGAGGTCGCCAAGAAACTCGACTCGCTGGGGATGGATATCGTCGCCTTCGATCCCTACATCTCCGAGGAACGCGCCGAGCGCCTCGGTGCCGAACTCGTCGACTTCGAGGACTGTCTCGAGGCCGCTGACTTCTTGACCATCCACACGCCGCTGACCCCCGAGACCGAAGGAATGATCGGTGCGGACGAACTCGATCTCCTCGAGGGCGGCTACATCGTCAACGTCGGTCGCGGTGGCATCATCCAGGAGGACGCCCTCGCCGCCAAGGTCGAAGACGGCACCCTCGCCGGCGCGGCACTGGACGTCTTCGCCGAAGAGCCCCTGCCGGACGACTCGCCGCTGCTCGAACACGACGACGTCATCGTCACGCCTCACCTCGGTGCGTCGACGGAAGCCGCACAGGAGAACGTCGCAACGTCGACGGCCGAACAGATCAACGCCGCCATCGCGGGCGAGCCGGTCGCCAACGCTCTCAACGCACCGTCGATCGACGAGAGCGCCTTCCCACGCCTCGAGCCGTACATCGACATCGCCGAGACGGGCGGCAAGGTCGCTGCACAACTGCTCGACGGCCGCATCGAGTCGGTCGAAATCTCCTACGAGGGAGACATCGCCGACGAGGACGTCGAGTTCGTCACCGCGAGCGCGCTGAAAGGCGTCTTCGAACCGCTCGAGTGGCAGGTCAACGCCGTCAACGCGCCTCAGATCGCCGAGGACCGCGGCGTCGACGTCACCGAATCCAAGACCCGACAGGCCGAGGACTTCCAGAGCTTGATCTCCGTGACCGTCAGCAACGGCGACGACGAGGTCTCCGTCGACGGGACCCTCTTTGCCGGTGACGACCCACGGATCGTCCGTGTCGACGGCTACCGCGTCGACGCCATCCCCCACGGCAAGATGGTCGTTACGCGCAACACCGACGAACCCGGCGTCATCGGCCTCATCGGCTCTGTTATGGGCAAGCACGGCGTCAACATCGCCGGCATGTTCAACGCCCGCGAAACCATCGGCGGCGAGGCACTGACCGTCTACAACGTCGACAGCGAGGTCCCCGAGGAAGCGAAAGACGAACTCGAGTCCGACGACCGGATCATCGGCATCAACTACATCACGCTGAACGGTCAGGCCTAA
- a CDS encoding DUF7577 domain-containing protein, with protein sequence MSTQQTPEQTVTCRVCGTENDHFYTYCRNCLETLPVRAIRSE encoded by the coding sequence ATGAGCACCCAGCAGACACCCGAACAGACGGTCACCTGTCGCGTGTGCGGAACGGAGAACGACCACTTTTACACCTACTGTCGAAACTGTCTCGAGACGCTTCCTGTACGGGCTATCAGAAGCGAGTGA
- a CDS encoding universal stress protein, which produces MYDRILLPTDAEKGAELATEHAIAVAESTGAELHLLYVVDSDVYSSYTGDEYVHEFEGLEAALEQVGEEALESAAEAAREAGLEPTTAVRHGTPHEQILAYADDEDVDLLVMGSKARSGEYRRLLGSVTDRVARLASRPVTIVKTPVEGDEA; this is translated from the coding sequence ATGTACGACCGTATCCTGTTGCCGACCGACGCCGAGAAGGGAGCCGAACTGGCAACCGAGCACGCGATCGCCGTCGCGGAGTCGACCGGTGCCGAGTTACACCTGCTGTACGTCGTCGACAGCGACGTCTACAGCTCCTACACCGGCGACGAGTACGTCCACGAGTTCGAAGGCCTCGAGGCCGCCCTCGAGCAGGTCGGCGAAGAAGCCCTCGAGTCGGCCGCCGAGGCGGCACGCGAGGCGGGTCTCGAGCCGACGACGGCCGTTCGACACGGCACACCACACGAGCAGATTCTTGCGTACGCAGACGACGAGGACGTCGACCTCCTCGTAATGGGCTCGAAAGCACGCTCGGGCGAGTACCGCCGGCTGCTGGGCAGCGTCACCGACCGTGTCGCACGGCTGGCCTCGCGGCCGGTGACGATCGTCAAGACGCCGGTCGAGGGCGACGAGGCGTGA
- a CDS encoding DMT family transporter, producing MTNATLEVVVLALIPALLWGFTPIFDKRGMAAGGGSVQASLVVVVVDSALYWLAIVAVYGRSAFSGLSAEVLAIFGFAGVVGTALGRITIFVGVDRVGASLNSTILSTRPLFATLIALAFLGEPLGPVTGVGIVVLVAGLAVLTASKGGDLAGWQPRDLLWPIAAAATFAIANVARRYGMLESPISALEAVTINETAGLVALLAYVAAVGGRDVLAKPQASYTYFAGSGLLTTIAMLSLMAALGLEAGRIAIVDPLVATAPLFTLLFAAVLLRDLERVTKGVIAGAALVVVGVVLITL from the coding sequence ATGACGAACGCGACGCTCGAGGTGGTGGTCCTCGCCCTGATTCCGGCGCTCCTCTGGGGCTTTACGCCGATTTTCGACAAGCGCGGGATGGCCGCGGGTGGCGGCTCCGTGCAGGCGTCGCTGGTCGTCGTGGTCGTCGACTCGGCGCTGTACTGGCTGGCGATCGTCGCCGTCTACGGTCGGTCGGCGTTTTCGGGGCTCTCCGCCGAAGTGCTCGCAATCTTCGGCTTTGCGGGCGTCGTCGGCACCGCGCTCGGGCGGATTACGATCTTCGTCGGCGTCGACCGCGTCGGGGCGAGTCTCAACAGTACGATCCTGAGTACGCGGCCGCTGTTTGCGACGCTGATCGCGCTCGCCTTTCTCGGCGAGCCGCTGGGGCCCGTGACGGGCGTCGGCATCGTCGTCCTCGTCGCCGGGCTCGCCGTGTTGACAGCCTCGAAAGGCGGTGACCTCGCGGGCTGGCAGCCCCGTGACCTGCTGTGGCCGATCGCCGCCGCGGCCACCTTCGCGATCGCGAACGTTGCCCGGCGCTACGGCATGCTCGAGTCGCCGATCTCGGCGCTCGAGGCAGTCACGATAAACGAGACGGCCGGACTGGTCGCGCTGCTTGCCTACGTGGCTGCCGTCGGCGGACGTGACGTCCTCGCAAAGCCACAGGCGTCGTACACGTACTTTGCCGGCAGCGGCCTCCTGACGACCATCGCGATGCTCTCGCTGATGGCCGCGCTGGGCCTCGAGGCGGGACGGATTGCGATCGTCGACCCGCTGGTCGCGACCGCGCCGCTGTTTACACTGCTCTTTGCAGCCGTCCTTTTGCGCGACCTCGAGCGCGTGACGAAAGGGGTCATCGCGGGTGCGGCGCTGGTGGTCGTCGGTGTCGTGTTGATTACGCTGTAA